From one Lolium rigidum isolate FL_2022 chromosome 4, APGP_CSIRO_Lrig_0.1, whole genome shotgun sequence genomic stretch:
- the LOC124707627 gene encoding uncharacterized protein LOC124707627 isoform X1: MRPDLLVVGEFGSAAMEVARSRAPRPAPIEVSGHPSTIRCCRHAPRLQVAPARGVLCLLLGPERSAVSYSEHNLINIHLYSKGMTSKYEYYKIGEKGFNLRVEFQIKLF, from the exons ATGCGGCCTGACCTCCTGGTTGTGGGCGAGTTCGGCAGCGCCGCCATGGAGGTCGCGAGGTCGAGGGCGCCGCGTCCTGCCCCCATTGAAGTTTCGGGCCATCCATCAACAATTAGATGTTGCCGGCATGCGCCCCGACTCCAGGTCGCACCAGCCAGAG GTGTATTGTGTTTGCTGCTCGGTCCAGAACGCTCTGCGGTCTCATATTCAGAACATAACCTGATCAACATACATCTGTACTCCAAAGGAATGACCTCCAAGTACGAATACTACAAGATAGGCGAGAAGGGTTTCAACCTCAG GGTTGAATTCCAAATCAAGTTATTTTAA
- the LOC124707627 gene encoding uncharacterized protein LOC124707627 isoform X2, giving the protein MRPDLLVVGEFGSAAMEVARSRAPRPAPIEVSGHPSTIRCCRHAPRLQVAPARGVLCLLLGPERSAVSYSEHNLINIHLYSKGMTSKYEYYKIGEKGFNLRKGLK; this is encoded by the exons ATGCGGCCTGACCTCCTGGTTGTGGGCGAGTTCGGCAGCGCCGCCATGGAGGTCGCGAGGTCGAGGGCGCCGCGTCCTGCCCCCATTGAAGTTTCGGGCCATCCATCAACAATTAGATGTTGCCGGCATGCGCCCCGACTCCAGGTCGCACCAGCCAGAG GTGTATTGTGTTTGCTGCTCGGTCCAGAACGCTCTGCGGTCTCATATTCAGAACATAACCTGATCAACATACATCTGTACTCCAAAGGAATGACCTCCAAGTACGAATACTACAAGATAGGCGAGAAGGGTTTCAACCTCAG GAAGGGCCTGAAGTAG